GATCGAAGAAGCCCCGAACGAAATGGCGGTCGACCTGGTCGAGCGGATGGAACCCGAACGGGCGGCGGATGTTCTCGAGGAACTGGATTCGGACGTTCAGGCCGACGTGATCGGCGAGATGGACGAGGAGGACGCCGAGGCGATCCTGTCCGAGATGGACGAGGACGAAGCCGCCGACGTGCGCCGCCTGGCCGCCTACGAGGATGGCACCGCCGGTGGTCTGATGATGTCCGAGGTTTTCCGTTTCCCCGATCGTGCCACGGTGGGCGCGGTGCTTCGGATGGTGGCCTCGGATGATGCGGATTTCGACCGGTACCGCGGACAACATCCCTATGTCACCGATCCCGACGGCCGTCCCGTGGGCGTGGTGTCGTTGCGCAGCCTGCTGACGGCCAAGCGCAGCGCGGCGCTGACGTCGATCATGATCGAGCCGCTGACAGTGACCGTCGACACGACGCTGGAAGTGCTCGAGGACATCTTTGACGAACACCCGTTCCTGGGCGTTCCGGTCGTCGACGAAGCCGGAATCCTGGTCGGCGTCGTGTCGAGGACGGCGGTGTCGGACGCAGTGCTGGAGCGATCCGAAAGCGAAAGCCTGAAACGGCAGGGTGTGGTCGGCGACGAATTGCGCTCGATGCCGCTCTGGCTGCGGTCGCGGCGTCGCCTGGCCTGGCTGTCGGCCAACATCGTGCTGAACGTGATCGCCGCCAGCGTCATCTCGGCCTACGAGGAAACCCTGGCCGCGGTGATCGCGCTGGCGGTGTTCCTGCCGATGGTGTCGGACATGAGCGGCTGTTCGGGAAACCAGGCGGTGGGCGTGACGATGCGCGAACTCAGCCTGGGCCTGGTGCGCCCGGTGGACGCATTCCGCGTCTGGCTCAAGGAAATCTCGGTCGGCGTGATCAACGGTATCGCGCTTGGCATCCTGATCGGGATCGTGGCCTGGTTGTGGAAGGGCAATCCGGCGCTCGGGCTCGTGATCGGGCTGGCGCTGGCGCTGAACACCATGCTGGCTGTGTCCATCGGCGGGGTGGTGCCGTTGCTGCTGAAACGCGTGGGCCAGGACCCGGCGGCGGCCAGCGGCCCTCTGCTGACCACGATCACCGACATGGCGGGCTTTTTCCTGGTTCTCAGCCTTGCCACGCTGATGATGC
This sequence is a window from Thalassococcus arenae. Protein-coding genes within it:
- the mgtE gene encoding magnesium transporter gives rise to the protein MDDLAEVEAAEEGLTKQIRNALEAEDAERLNALLDPLPYSEALREVLTLSADERDRLLNLVPTELAAELIEEAPNEMAVDLVERMEPERAADVLEELDSDVQADVIGEMDEEDAEAILSEMDEDEAADVRRLAAYEDGTAGGLMMSEVFRFPDRATVGAVLRMVASDDADFDRYRGQHPYVTDPDGRPVGVVSLRSLLTAKRSAALTSIMIEPLTVTVDTTLEVLEDIFDEHPFLGVPVVDEAGILVGVVSRTAVSDAVLERSESESLKRQGVVGDELRSMPLWLRSRRRLAWLSANIVLNVIAASVISAYEETLAAVIALAVFLPMVSDMSGCSGNQAVGVTMRELSLGLVRPVDAFRVWLKEISVGVINGIALGILIGIVAWLWKGNPALGLVIGLALALNTMLAVSIGGVVPLLLKRVGQDPAAASGPLLTTITDMAGFFLVLSLATLMMPWLLR